The Benincasa hispida cultivar B227 chromosome 11, ASM972705v1, whole genome shotgun sequence genome has a segment encoding these proteins:
- the LOC120090030 gene encoding copper transport protein ATX1, whose protein sequence is MEQSLLFSENLTPPSFQVIVINANMSCKGCRQRVSQIVCKMSELVEFTIDVTKRQVIVKGNVKCQSKNEENTMKKCNSLKSPSPQFSNKCF, encoded by the exons ATGGAGCAATCTTTGTTATTTTCTGAGAATCTAACACCCCCTTCT TTTCAGGTGATTGTTATAAATGCAAATATGAGTTGCAAAGGATGTCGCCAAAGAGTCTCTCAAATTGTCTGTAAAATGTCTG AATTAGTGGAGTTCACCATAGATGTGACAAAAAGACAAGTGATTGTAAAAGGAAATGTCAAATGCCAAAGCAAGAATGAAGAAAATACTATGAAGAAGTGCAATTCTCTCAAATCCCCCTCCCCCCAATTTTCAAACAAGTGCTTTTGA